In the genome of Vicia villosa cultivar HV-30 ecotype Madison, WI linkage group LG7, Vvil1.0, whole genome shotgun sequence, one region contains:
- the LOC131618295 gene encoding uncharacterized protein LOC131618295, producing MRMNTTYLRRGGVRRFEAFDEGDAITPLFELASRLEDGLQVGTLHQGMKNFFFTLFKPWNFVTRNSHFSSGFLWFEELLLLAKKLENYERKERSEKASSIVALV from the exons ATGAGGATGAATAcaacttacctacggcgaggaggtgTTCGCCGGTTTGAG gcttttgatgaaggtgatgccataaCACCTCTCTTTGAACTTGCTTCaagacttgaagatggacttcaagttggaactctccaccaaggtatgaagaatttcttcttcactctctTCAAACCATGGAACTTTGTAACTAGGAATTCTCACTTCTCAAGTGgttttctttggtttgaagaattgcttcttcttgccaagaaacttgaaaactatgagagaaaagagagaagtgagaaagctagtagtatagtagctttggtgtga